DNA from Drosophila busckii strain San Diego stock center, stock number 13000-0081.31 chromosome 2R, ASM1175060v1, whole genome shotgun sequence:
GAAGCGTATACAGTTTTCCTGTGTCCAGTCCACATCAGCTAGCTGGATGCCTGTAAGATGCAGTAAAAATGACTAAATGTATGCGACTGAAGGACGAGTGTTTAACATACCATATAACTGTGCCGGAAGCGAAATCATGGGTAATTCCCGAAACTCGtttggcaactgcagcagctgatcaCAACGTACCACACCATCGTCGCCCACATCTACGTAGCGTATTTGTATCATCTCATCGTAAATCTTGCGTATATTTACGCTGCAATCAAAGGGAGTTATGGAttatgcttattgttgttagttgtACTGCTTACCGATGATAGACGCCATCGCTGTCTGGTGCCGCAAAAGCCTGGCCAATGGCCAGCTGACCGGACTCTACGCTCTTGGCGGCACTACTTTTGCAATGCGCCTGCAGTTGCTTCATCAGATTTTGGAACTGGTTATACCACTTATAGGGCTGTAcctgttaaataaataaagtgcttAGATATGCTCATGTTTTCGTCGTGTACTTGATACTTACTGCAAAATGTCCAGGATTAACAGAGAGCGCCACACGTACTTCAAAGTATGCGCCTATGGCAGGTATGGCCTCGTATTCTTTGAGTTGCGGCAGTAAAGCAGCGTTGGGTTTGCGCGGCGTCACTGGCGGCGAAGCTAGGCTAGGCTGatcgctggcgctgctgtgaCTGGAGACGGTTGAACTAAAGCTGCTGCGGCGTATAAGCTGTCCGCTGGAACTGAAGTGCAGGCCGCCATCGTCGAAAGGCACCAGACGTGTCGAACTAATTGACAGCAGCGAATCAGTTAAGGATTTAGGGAAATATGGGAGTGGATGTGTGTAAAAAGCTCATAAGAAAAAACTGGCTTCTGGCTTACTTTAGCTATACATAAaatgaatgtatgtatttatatttatcgatggtttttgtttataatattatatacattgGATGAATAATGAACACTTAGAAGTTAAAGATGATGCGAGTACGTACAAGCGACAAACAACAGTTAGCTTACGGGATGTTGTGAGTTGAAGGAGTCGGTTGTTAATGTTGAGATAATTTTTTGTAGCGATAGTTTCACGTCAGTTCCAGTTTATTGAAAGCACTAATTAGAAACTATCATTAAACCACAGTAGATCAAAGAGTAGTGTgtgtttgattgtttttacatgttgagtgtgtgtgtgagtctgagtgtgtgtgcgcgttgtgtgatgtgtgtgtgtgtgtgtgagagtatGTAAGTATATGTGTATGAGTGAGTTGTGAATATcagaaaatgcaaatgactTACCTTTGCACTTCATGCTCCATGCGTATGGCACTGTTCAGACATAAGTACAGGCTATCCTGACCGCGAACATGGATTGTGACCATGGGTAATTTATCGTTGGCGCCCTCCATGACCTTGAGCTGGAAAAATAATCGCATTCAATCAATTCAATCTTTCAATAGATGGAAACGTATACATTATGGATTCAAAATATGTTCACCCATTGTCTAAAATCATAATTGAGCTTCTAGTTTGCGACACCAAATGATTTTCAATGCATAACTATCCATAGAAACGGAATGTGAAGTCAAAAGCAGAAGAATTTTTGGGATATTTCCAATTActataatttttacatttgaaaAAGATCAACATAAGTTGTTTCGAAATTCCATTTTATGAACGGGATCGTTTATGAACAATTGAATGAATAAGGTTAACTgctcaacaataaattaactgGTCACTAGGTCACTTTGATCACATGTTCAATACTTCGAGTATACcttctaattgaatttaacattaagtaaacaataaaagaacTCACCAGAACAGGTGTCTGCGGCTTGAGCAGACTACGCAAACGTTCCAACATTTGCGTATCGATGGGCGGTACATCGTGTAGTCGGACGCGCAAAGCTTGTGCTGGATACGAGGCTAGGGCCAGATTATTGGCCTCCAGGCGATAAATGTTGGAAATGTGCGTCTTGCGCATGCGTCCATCATCCACATAGTAGACATCGAAGACTTCCTCGTCGGCGCTTTTCGGTTTGGCTGCCAACATGCCGCGATACCAATGCTTGACGCCATCGCTAGACTCATCACAGATGCAGACTAGCTGATCGTGCAACAGATCCGTAAACTGCACAcgttgctgctcgctgctaTCGCTCATAATGCGCGCAATGCTGCGTTGCACGAACTTGAGATCCTCGTTGGGCAGCTGCACCATCAGATCGCCCATGTCATTGACGTGCGAGACAATAACATGATTGGACTTTTGATCCAGCTTAAGCATGGGAGCCGGTGTATTGcgattgatttgatttgccaCCAAATCATTGAGGTGTATGTCCTCCGACGTGGAAGTGTCATAGAAGGTGCCTATGATGCAGGCGCGTCTGTGCAGCGACTGTGTGCCTGCCTGTCCAGGTGACAGCAGCACGCCCTGGCTACAACCGCCTGCTTGCTGGAACAACGCAGCGCTTGTAATAATGCGCGTGACAACGCTGTGCCCGGCCAGCTCCTTGGCCAGCACAGGCAGCGCATGCGGATGCTCCTCAAACTTGTCCAAAGCGTACATGCTCAGGCAGACCGCTTGCGGTGGCAGCTTTAAGAATTTGGTAGGGCACATGTAAATGTTGTCGAAGCTAAAATTGACTTCATCGCCAAAGTCGACAAAGTGACAGCTGCACTGACGCTGCTCCGCATCCAGCGACATGATGCGCACGCGATTCCAATTGTCGCTCACCTCTACCACATAGATTTGTGTCTCCACGGGCGCTTGTTGCACGGCcttgcgctgctgcggctgcgacaTGTACTCATTCAGCTCCTCAGTCAACTGCTCAAACTGCGAGCTCTGGTCAATGAGACGTGCCCAGACATGCATGGTGCTATCGCAGTGCGTGATGTACATGCTCCAGTCCTGTTGACCATCCGACCagggcagctgcagctctggCATACGCGCGTTTTTATCATaagacagctgctgctgcagcggttTTGCCTgtggctgtagctgctgcactCCATCCGTATTGGCAAACACTATAaccatgttgttgctgctctctaGACGCATTTTGTCAGAGCTACTGATTAGCGACTCCCAGTTGCCAGGCACTTGTAGCTTTACTGTAGCTTCATACCATTGCGGCAACTTGTGGCTAACAATGCCATGCGGATGCTTGACAAGCTCCTGGTAGAGACGCAGCAGAAACTGTTCACCTTGCACCGCCATAACTTGCGGTTTGCGTGCCTCCATTGACTTGAGACGCTCTATAGCCAACTCCGAGGTGCGTTGGCGTGCGCTCGCCTCATCCGCATGATCCTCCGGATAGCTGGTATAAATTCTAGACCCAATATGCACCTTGCAATGCACACGCTTACTCTTGTGGGCATTGTAGTACTCATAATTTGGCGGCGCAAAGCTGTGAGCCACACAATATTGCTGCAACAAGGAGATGGCATCGTAAGCTGGATTAAATTCAAAGCCGCTGGCTTGCTTGGGCAGCTGGACACTCTGCGTAGAGAAAAAAGTGTCAATAACTAAAGCTTATGAATATCAAAAGTTAACTAacctgctgcagcagcggctgttGTACGCTCTTGTCCTTCTTCGGAGACTGTTGCTTTTTGGCTACATTTTGACTATTCTCTGGTGATTCTGGTGGCGTAATAGGCAGCGTAGGTGTTGGGGGTGTTGTTGGTGTCGTtgggcactgctgctgctgttgttgttgtttaagtCTATAGTTTACAGAGCCAGCGCTGCGCGTGGGCTGATGCTGTATGCGTGTATGCAGCGGACGTTTATAgggagcagcggcagcagcagcctcagccgAGATTTTGTCATTTGGACGCTGGGGCGCACTATTGCCCAGTATGGGGCGTAAGTTCTGCTTGCGCGTAGTAGCATCGCTGCTAGCAGCGGCAGTAGCCGTAGCCGTGTTGCCGTTCAtatttctgctgttgttgtttctatCAGTCAAtatcttttgctgctgctgctgcttgctgagcTCCCTTACAATTCctttaaaatcaatttcgaGTTCTTGTTCTTGCTCACGCTGCTCAGACTTTCTTTGCTCTTGCAAAAGCTTCTCTTTTTCCTTTCTTTGCTCTAACGCAAGCTGCTCAGCCTTTCTTTGCTCTTGTTCACGCTTCTCTTTTTCCTTTCTTTTCTCTTGCGCAAACTGCTCAGCCTTTATTTGAAAAAGCTTCTCTGTTTCCTTTATTTGCTCTAGCGCACGCTGCTCAGCCTTTCTTTGCTCTTGTTCGCGCTGCTCTTTTTCCTTTCTTTGCTCTTGCTCACGCTGCTCTATCGCCTTTTTTTGCTCTTGCACAAGCTGCTCTTCTTGATTGCTTAGCTGTTGCTTACGCTGCTTTAGCGCTAATATCTGATTCTGTAATGCTGTGCGAACTTCCTGCAGATTCTTAATTTCACCCTGCTCTTTGCGTTGCTGCTCTTGTGCCTTGACCTTGAGCTCCAGttctttttgcagcttttgtatgACTTGGTCAGTCTTATGTTGCTCCAGTTGATGCTGTACCTGCAGCTGATGAAATCTCCTATTAACTTTTTCGTCTTGCGCTTTAATTAGATACTGGAATTCACGAGCGCTGTTTCCGTTGCGCTGCTGCACCTCTTGCTCGCAACGCAATTTGCGAAACTCCACGCAAAGCTCTTGGCGCAAACGCAACAGCTCCTGTCTCCAGATAGTTTCCTCAGTGTGTCTTTGGTGTTGTGCGTAgctatagttgttgttgttggtgtagcTGCTGGCAGGTGCACGCGTGTAGTGATTGTAAGTTACGGGCGGACGCACGTTATGGCGCACAGGTGCTGCCTGAGGACGTGTAAATTTGCCCTTGGatttgcttggcttttgcttttgtaccATAGACGCAATGTGCGCTGAATTGGGATTGTAATTGGCCCTGATTATgtactgcaaaaaaaaattagaattatataaataaaattattaattgcacttTCATTATGATTCACgagtttgttatttgttgaaaCAATTGGCTGAGCAACTACGCACACATATGGGCAAGCGCGTTAAGACGTGATAacgctttaaaattaaagggAATGCGGCACagaatgcaaatgcaattgcaaaaatgtgAGAAATAGTGAAAGCGTGCGatacaaaactattttattacacaatgacaacaataaggtttataacttttaaatatattatgctTAGCTTTGggtttttataattgaaagttaaattaaataaagcggGCGAAAGGTCAATTAAAATAGCCTcaataatagcaaaaaaaatgtatgtacattatttagtttgaaagccattgcttaatattttactttgaGGAAATACAGCGTGTATATATAgaagctaaaacaaaatatgttatatttacattggcatgtgtgtatacatatagAACTGCACTCATGCATTATTGATTTGACTATGCATCCCCCCATAGACAAGTTGGCAATGGGAAACGCTGCTGTAGGCTCGCTTGAGTGCCAAAcaggccagccagccagctgaGCGTGGGAGAAGCTAAGCGCAACGCAATTGGAAACAGGCGGATGCATATAAGAAgtgagagacagacagacagccagtcCACTGATAAGTGGGCGACAACAAGGTGCTGCAGTGAATGAACGCATGACGATTGAAATCGAAACAATGccagtatttaaaaataaattatagcatcaacaacaaatggaaaatgcataaaactgTTTGTTCATTAAGCTCGCAGCATTCAGTTCACTTTCACCATGcatgcaagcaaagcaaagagtacaaataaacgaaaaaataataaaaaagtaaagcaaaaaagtttaaGAGCGCGGCTATGTGTTGTCACTTTCTGTTATAATCAAAAGCGCAGCATTTCGAATTCACCAACAAAATTCTTGCCaagcaaaatgtaaaagaaaTCTTTAATTTCATAGCATGAACACGTTATGTTGAGCGGTAAACTGTGTGAGAGAGCGCacagagagatagagagagagaaatagaccaacgaaaatattttttaattcgttggcacacagacagatacagtttgtagtttttgcatgtgcttgttgttattgttttcttttttaatattttttttttttttggtgccaatgtgtgtgttgcatttttaaaagcgCTTAATCAGCACAAtagcaaacacatacacacacacatgcaaaccaCGCACTTGGAGAAACAGCGCTAAATAGAAAAAAGCATTTAGTTTATAGACTaagcgtataaataaataaaagaaacattgTTTACACTTTTGCTGAGCGACAACAGAAGCGCGATGTTGACACGTTGCCTCTTTGTGTGGCAAGCCAAGCCCCATACAATACACgtttacacacgcacacacctacacacacacacacgcacatacggAAGCGCGgcgaacagcagcagtggaGCAGCTCTGGTCGTGTTGAGGCACCGACACGTACTGAGAGCTCCACAGCCGCAATGCGCTCGTCAAAAGCCCCAAAAGCTGCAAGCTTCAAATTAGAGCGTCAAAAACAGACtgatagagagaaagagtgcGAGAGTTAGTTGGGTAAAATTGGAAATGCGCGCGCATTGCTTGCagcttatgtacatatgtatgtcgaTTTGCTACTATCAACATTTCTCACCCCCGTTCCTCCTTTGCATATTGAAAATGCACCAGTATCCTCGAGCAGTTCATATGAACTTTTATACCCCAGACGAACAAACGGCAAAGATTCACCCTCCACGGCTTTGTAATCGCGCTCAATGTCCGACAAGCTGACCGGCGGCTTAGTTGAAACGATTAACGAGCGCACTACAATGGCGATCTGGTTGAGATATTGTTCCTTTTCGTCCAGAtgcatttttagctgcaaaagtttaataaaagtGTGAGCGTCATATCTATGTAAAAGTATTGGCAATGCCAAACATGCGATCAGCAAATAGATTAAAAATACTGGCACCACCACCCACAGCTACAACTATGCTAGCAAAGACGAaattattcacacacacacaaacgttCACAAAAACTTAGATAATGCGTTCTGTCAACAGcaaactacatacatacatacatttatacatatcTACATAAAGACTGACAAAGCGAAAAACAGCACAGTAAGACGCCGGCGCAGCGTCAGCCTTGCGAAGAGCCTTGTCAAGTGTCCTATAACGTGCGTAAGGAATTTCCTTTTGTGTTCTTGATTAAAATGTACATTTTGCtagtgtattttgtattttgtatgcatgAACAAATTTCGCTTCTTTTGCTGACCACCATGTTAATTTACCAAAAGTGCCGTTATTTGAAATAGACAAAATTCTTCTGAAGtgttttcttgtgttttttctttcttttcattGCACAGAACATAAAAACAGTAAACATAGCACATATTACTTACCTTAAATAAAAAGGGTCTTTAAAATCTAGttacacaaatttttaataattttcaaacgCGCTTATTTTCACAACTTAGACTTTCCGCTTTTACGTTGACAGTATAATGACACTTGGCTTCTCTTTTgcataaaacttttgcttcCCAGCactcattttttattgttatcgaTATATTGCAAATGCAGCGCAAAACTCAATGAAATTTGAAAGTAAACTGTTTATTTTCTACTTTTCTATTACATGTAGCGTTGTTTTTTGTATGGCTGCCTGATTTCTGGCTGCCACATTCCCTCTAACatctgctgctgttcctgCACTACCATTGATAGCTGTCTTAGATCTCTTAGCAgatcttgctgctgctggtacaTAATATTCTCACGTCGTTGTTGTTCCTGATTCTGGCGATATAAATACTCGAGTTTCTGTTCCATTTCACAACGAAGACGGAACATCGACACTCTCCAAGTTGGTTCTTCGTTGCTTTCTTGACTATGCGAATAATTGTTATCATAGCAAGGAGCTTGAGGTCGCGCAGCTTTGAATTTTGGCTTTCCCGGCTTTTGCTTGAGTACCATAGAAGCAATATGTGCGGTCTTACGATTGTAATGAGCGCTAATTATATActgtgtttaaaataaatgattaatacgagttaatattcaataattttaaggACTAACCCCCTTGTGAGTTCTTTTAATAACGAATGCTTTAGTGTCTTCCAGTAGGTCGCGTGTGGTTCTATAGCCCAAGCGCAGATAAGGCAACCCTTCGCCCTCCGTAGCTCTGTAATCCCGTTCGATATCATCTAAACTAACCGGTGGCTTGGTCGAGACGATTAAGGCGCGCACCACCTGGgtgatttgctttaaatagaACGCTTTTTCTTCTGGTTTCATCACAAAAacttcaataataaaataaagcagatAATTATAAATGCGATCAACTACTAAGCGGCTATGACGCCACCAATACGAgcataacatacatacatacatacatatacacaacaACTTTGCCCAAAGAGCcgttattttaacaaaatttacaattcaaCAGCCAAGTGTTATTAATTTGGTGGTATTATGTTTACTTAGGAACTCACCTTAATTGACGGACAATATGCAgttttgcataaaacaaatatcaacatgtattatttaaaaacacaaatgtttCAGCTAAAACTTCCCGCTTTAACGTTGACAGTTGAATGGGAAATAATATGTTCGAGTCTAAATTGTTGAGCACTGTTCAAAGCCAACGCTTTGCCTATCGATTTTTATGACTCAACAAGCcggcaaatttaaaaaccaattatttgtatttcactcattaaaaatatcaaaaatataatgtacaaggataaaaaataaaagtgtgtgTTTCCCAATTCAAGTTAGATATTTTCCAACTTTCTCTTGCTCAATATTTGCTGAAGTTGTGGACTTGCCCAGATTGATGATACGGCTTGCTGATACTCAGCAATTCCTTGTGAGATAGGAGCATATGCtagttttttcttcttcttgcggcgttttttcttttttcgatAACTCTTATGACTGCTTTGTGTTGGTTGCACATCTTcatcatttaaaaataactgaTTAAAATTAGTATTACACAGCGCTTTTTGATTAGAACTAGTCAAAGCATTTTGTAGCTCAAATTGGTTC
Protein-coding regions in this window:
- the LOC108596480 gene encoding mediator of RNA polymerase II transcription subunit 15 isoform X3; this translates as MHLDEKEQYLNQIAIVVRSLIVSTKPPVSLSDIERDYKAVEGESLPFVRLGYKSSYELLEDTGAFSICKGGTGYIIRANYNPNSAHIASMVQKQKPSKSKGKFTRPQAAPVRHNVRPPVTYNHYTRAPASSYTNNNNYSYAQHQRHTEETIWRQELLRLRQELCVEFRKLRCEQEVQQRNGNSAREFQYLIKAQDEKVNRRFHQLQVQHQLEQHKTDQVIQKLQKELELKVKAQEQQRKEQGEIKNLQEVRTALQNQILALKQRKQQLSNQEEQLVQEQKKAIEQREQEQRKEKEQREQEQRKAEQRALEQIKETEKLFQIKAEQFAQEKRKEKEKREQEQRKAEQLALEQRKEKEKLLQEQRKSEQREQEQELEIDFKGIVRELSKQQQQQKILTDRNNNSRNMNGNTATATAAASSDATTRKQNLRPILGNSAPQRPNDKISAEAAAAAAPYKRPLHTRIQHQPTRSAGSVNYRLKQQQQQQQCPTTPTTPPTPTLPITPPESPENSQNVAKKQQSPKKDKSVQQPLLQQSVQLPKQASGFEFNPAYDAISLLQQYCVAHSFAPPNYEYYNAHKSKRVHCKVHIGSRIYTSYPEDHADEASARQRTSELAIERLKSMEARKPQVMAVQGEQFLLRLYQELVKHPHGIVSHKLPQWYEATVKLQVPGNWESLISSSDKMRLESSNNMVIVFANTDGVQQLQPQAKPLQQQLSYDKNARMPELQLPWSDGQQDWSMYITHCDSTMHVWARLIDQSSQFEQLTEELNEYMSQPQQRKAVQQAPVETQIYVVEVSDNWNRVRIMSLDAEQRQCSCHFVDFGDEVNFSFDNIYMCPTKFLKLPPQAVCLSMYALDKFEEHPHALPVLAKELAGHSVVTRIITSAALFQQAGGCSQGVLLSPGQAGTQSLHRRACIIGTFYDTSTSEDIHLNDLVANQINRNTPAPMLKLDQKSNHVIVSHVNDMGDLMVQLPNEDLKFVQRSIARIMSDSSEQQRVQFTDLLHDQLVCICDESSDGVKHWYRGMLAAKPKSADEEVFDVYYVDDGRMRKTHISNIYRLEANNLALASYPAQALRVRLHDVPPIDTQMLERLRSLLKPQTPVLLKVMEGANDKLPMVTIHVRGQDSLYLCLNSAIRMEHEVQRLTHTLNM
- the LOC108596480 gene encoding tudor domain-containing protein 7B isoform X2 → MVQKQKPSKSKGKFTRPQAAPVRHNVRPPVTYNHYTRAPASSYTNNNNYSYAQHQRHTEETIWRQELLRLRQELCVEFRKLRCEQEVQQRNGNSAREFQYLIKAQDEKVNRRFHQLQVQHQLEQHKTDQVIQKLQKELELKVKAQEQQRKEQGEIKNLQEVRTALQNQILALKQRKQQLSNQEEQLVQEQKKAIEQREQEQRKEKEQREQEQRKAEQRALEQIKETEKLFQIKAEQFAQEKRKEKEKREQEQRKAEQLALEQRKEKEKLLQEQRKSEQREQEQELEIDFKGIVRELSKQQQQQKILTDRNNNSRNMNGNTATATAAASSDATTRKQNLRPILGNSAPQRPNDKISAEAAAAAAPYKRPLHTRIQHQPTRSAGSVNYRLKQQQQQQQCPTTPTTPPTPTLPITPPESPENSQNVAKKQQSPKKDKSVQQPLLQQSVQLPKQASGFEFNPAYDAISLLQQYCVAHSFAPPNYEYYNAHKSKRVHCKVHIGSRIYTSYPEDHADEASARQRTSELAIERLKSMEARKPQVMAVQGEQFLLRLYQELVKHPHGIVSHKLPQWYEATVKLQVPGNWESLISSSDKMRLESSNNMVIVFANTDGVQQLQPQAKPLQQQLSYDKNARMPELQLPWSDGQQDWSMYITHCDSTMHVWARLIDQSSQFEQLTEELNEYMSQPQQRKAVQQAPVETQIYVVEVSDNWNRVRIMSLDAEQRQCSCHFVDFGDEVNFSFDNIYMCPTKFLKLPPQAVCLSMYALDKFEEHPHALPVLAKELAGHSVVTRIITSAALFQQAGGCSQGVLLSPGQAGTQSLHRRACIIGTFYDTSTSEDIHLNDLVANQINRNTPAPMLKLDQKSNHVIVSHVNDMGDLMVQLPNEDLKFVQRSIARIMSDSSEQQRVQFTDLLHDQLVCICDESSDGVKHWYRGMLAAKPKSADEEVFDVYYVDDGRMRKTHISNIYRLEANNLALASYPAQALRVRLHDVPPIDTQMLERLRSLLKPQTPVLLKVMEGANDKLPMVTIHVRGQDSLYLCLNSAIRMEHEVQSSTRLVPFDDGGLHFSSSGQLIRRSSFSSTVSSHSSASDQPSLASPPVTPRKPNAALLPQLKEYEAIPAIGAYFEVRVALSVNPGHFAVQPYKWYNQFQNLMKQLQAHCKSSAAKSVESGQLAIGQAFAAPDSDGVYHRVNIRKIYDEMIQIRYVDVGDDGVVRCDQLLQLPNEFRELPMISLPAQLYGIQLADVDWTQENCIRFRKLTLGQKFIGAVRRIDMLKDGRRALSLELIDTSTPQDIKVHEILISEKQAQPAAS
- the LOC108596480 gene encoding tudor domain-containing protein 7B isoform X1, with protein sequence MHLDEKEQYLNQIAIVVRSLIVSTKPPVSLSDIERDYKAVEGESLPFVRLGYKSSYELLEDTGAFSICKGGTGYIIRANYNPNSAHIASMVQKQKPSKSKGKFTRPQAAPVRHNVRPPVTYNHYTRAPASSYTNNNNYSYAQHQRHTEETIWRQELLRLRQELCVEFRKLRCEQEVQQRNGNSAREFQYLIKAQDEKVNRRFHQLQVQHQLEQHKTDQVIQKLQKELELKVKAQEQQRKEQGEIKNLQEVRTALQNQILALKQRKQQLSNQEEQLVQEQKKAIEQREQEQRKEKEQREQEQRKAEQRALEQIKETEKLFQIKAEQFAQEKRKEKEKREQEQRKAEQLALEQRKEKEKLLQEQRKSEQREQEQELEIDFKGIVRELSKQQQQQKILTDRNNNSRNMNGNTATATAAASSDATTRKQNLRPILGNSAPQRPNDKISAEAAAAAAPYKRPLHTRIQHQPTRSAGSVNYRLKQQQQQQQCPTTPTTPPTPTLPITPPESPENSQNVAKKQQSPKKDKSVQQPLLQQSVQLPKQASGFEFNPAYDAISLLQQYCVAHSFAPPNYEYYNAHKSKRVHCKVHIGSRIYTSYPEDHADEASARQRTSELAIERLKSMEARKPQVMAVQGEQFLLRLYQELVKHPHGIVSHKLPQWYEATVKLQVPGNWESLISSSDKMRLESSNNMVIVFANTDGVQQLQPQAKPLQQQLSYDKNARMPELQLPWSDGQQDWSMYITHCDSTMHVWARLIDQSSQFEQLTEELNEYMSQPQQRKAVQQAPVETQIYVVEVSDNWNRVRIMSLDAEQRQCSCHFVDFGDEVNFSFDNIYMCPTKFLKLPPQAVCLSMYALDKFEEHPHALPVLAKELAGHSVVTRIITSAALFQQAGGCSQGVLLSPGQAGTQSLHRRACIIGTFYDTSTSEDIHLNDLVANQINRNTPAPMLKLDQKSNHVIVSHVNDMGDLMVQLPNEDLKFVQRSIARIMSDSSEQQRVQFTDLLHDQLVCICDESSDGVKHWYRGMLAAKPKSADEEVFDVYYVDDGRMRKTHISNIYRLEANNLALASYPAQALRVRLHDVPPIDTQMLERLRSLLKPQTPVLLKVMEGANDKLPMVTIHVRGQDSLYLCLNSAIRMEHEVQSSTRLVPFDDGGLHFSSSGQLIRRSSFSSTVSSHSSASDQPSLASPPVTPRKPNAALLPQLKEYEAIPAIGAYFEVRVALSVNPGHFAVQPYKWYNQFQNLMKQLQAHCKSSAAKSVESGQLAIGQAFAAPDSDGVYHRVNIRKIYDEMIQIRYVDVGDDGVVRCDQLLQLPNEFRELPMISLPAQLYGIQLADVDWTQENCIRFRKLTLGQKFIGAVRRIDMLKDGRRALSLELIDTSTPQDIKVHEILISEKQAQPAAS
- the LOC108597425 gene encoding tudor domain-containing protein 5; amino-acid sequence: MKPEEKAFYLKQITQVVRALIVSTKPPVSLDDIERDYRATEGEGLPYLRLGYRTTRDLLEDTKAFVIKRTHKGYIISAHYNRKTAHIASMVLKQKPGKPKFKAARPQAPCYDNNYSHSQESNEEPTWRVSMFRLRCEMEQKLEYLYRQNQEQQRRENIMYQQQQDLLRDLRQLSMVVQEQQQMLEGMWQPEIRQPYKKQRYM